A stretch of Allostreptomyces psammosilenae DNA encodes these proteins:
- a CDS encoding helix-turn-helix transcriptional regulator, producing MTSNDLGEFLRARRARLRPEEVGLPSYGQRRVAGLRREEVAVLAGMNTDYYARLEQGRERRPSPQILDAVSAALRLDDEARDHLYRLAGAVPDERRRPRPAETVSAELRELLDGYAHTPAFVLNPALDILTANDVARALYSPFERMDNLARMVFLDPAARDFHRHWERAAEAAVASLRHSSGLDPDHPRLPELVRTLTEGSAEFAALWGSHAVHAKTRDAKALLHPEVGPLDLTFQTFDVRGARGQQVVIYHAEPGSPSAQALALLGTLEATRRAEGGIRRPR from the coding sequence ATGACCAGCAACGACCTCGGAGAGTTCCTCCGGGCGCGCCGCGCACGGCTGCGGCCCGAAGAGGTGGGCCTGCCCTCCTACGGCCAGCGCCGGGTGGCGGGGCTGCGCCGGGAGGAGGTGGCCGTCCTGGCCGGGATGAACACCGACTACTACGCGCGTCTGGAGCAGGGCCGCGAGCGCCGGCCCTCCCCGCAGATCCTCGACGCGGTGAGCGCCGCGCTGCGGCTGGACGACGAGGCACGCGACCACCTGTACCGCCTGGCCGGCGCGGTGCCGGACGAGCGCCGTCGCCCGCGCCCCGCCGAGACGGTCAGCGCGGAACTGCGGGAGCTGCTGGACGGCTACGCGCACACGCCCGCGTTCGTCCTGAACCCCGCGCTGGACATCCTCACCGCCAACGACGTGGCGCGGGCCCTGTACTCCCCGTTCGAGCGGATGGACAACCTCGCCCGGATGGTCTTCCTGGATCCGGCCGCCCGCGACTTCCACCGGCACTGGGAGCGCGCGGCGGAGGCCGCGGTGGCCAGCCTGCGCCACTCCAGCGGCCTCGACCCGGACCACCCACGGCTGCCCGAGCTGGTGCGCACCCTCACCGAGGGCAGCGCCGAGTTCGCCGCGCTGTGGGGCTCACACGCCGTGCACGCCAAGACGCGCGACGCCAAGGCGCTGCTCCACCCCGAGGTGGGCCCGCTGGACCTCACCTTCCAGACCTTCGACGTGCGGGGCGCGCGCGGCCAGCAGGTCGTGATCTACCACGCGGAGCCGGGCAGCCCCAGCGCCCAGGCGCTCGCCCTGCTCGGCACCCTGGAGGCCACCCGGCGCGCGGAGGGCGGGATCCGGCGGCCGCGGTGA
- a CDS encoding winged helix-turn-helix domain-containing protein — protein MSTEENSPVIAGLADHPVRSALLGLLAESGTLTATEAARRLGHSSGVCSFHLRQLARYGVVEEAPHAGGRVRPWQLRREPAGEGGDGDRGRSDGHRGAAARNGLLGDLARGLEDESYRRWLDRRAELPARWRHDEAFSDVVYLTPEELREVADAVRALVARYQRREWHPASRPPGAAPVALVTRLFPLLEGRAGERGEDGEAD, from the coding sequence GTGAGTACCGAGGAGAACAGCCCCGTGATCGCCGGCCTGGCCGACCATCCGGTGCGCAGCGCGCTGCTGGGCCTGCTGGCCGAGTCGGGCACGCTGACCGCCACCGAGGCGGCGCGGCGGCTCGGTCACAGCTCCGGGGTGTGCTCCTTCCACCTGCGGCAGCTCGCCCGCTACGGCGTGGTGGAGGAGGCGCCGCACGCCGGTGGCCGGGTCCGGCCGTGGCAGCTGCGCCGGGAACCGGCGGGGGAGGGCGGGGACGGTGACCGGGGCCGGTCGGACGGGCACCGCGGGGCGGCGGCGCGCAACGGGCTGCTCGGCGACCTGGCCCGCGGGCTGGAGGACGAGAGCTACCGCCGCTGGCTGGACCGGCGCGCGGAGCTGCCGGCCCGGTGGCGGCACGACGAGGCGTTCAGCGACGTCGTGTACCTGACGCCGGAGGAGCTGCGCGAGGTGGCCGACGCCGTGCGCGCCCTGGTCGCGCGCTACCAGCGCCGCGAGTGGCACCCGGCCAGCCGCCCGCCGGGCGCGGCCCCGGTCGCCCTGGTCACCCGGCTGTTCCCGCTGCTGGAGGGGCGGGCGGGGGAGCGGGGGGAGGACGGGGAGGCGGACTGA
- a CDS encoding GNAT family N-acetyltransferase, with translation MGFQLEGPVLEGERVRLEPLDHRHAADLAVAAEEDRGSYGFTWVPRAAEVGRYIDAQLARAATGRLAPYAQVATASGRAVGATAYRDPRLTPGGELYAVEVGFTWLAASAQGTGLNTESKYLLFRHAFEEWGVARVDLKTDARNSRSRAAIESVGASFEGVLRNWSQSWAPGEEGRLRDSAIFSITAAEWPERRVRLERRLSRGRAATRAVDVTA, from the coding sequence ATGGGTTTCCAGCTGGAGGGGCCGGTCCTGGAGGGCGAGCGGGTGCGCCTGGAGCCGCTGGACCACCGTCACGCGGCGGACCTGGCCGTGGCGGCGGAGGAGGACCGCGGCTCCTACGGGTTCACCTGGGTGCCGCGGGCGGCCGAGGTCGGGCGGTACATCGACGCGCAGCTCGCCCGCGCGGCGACCGGCCGGCTGGCTCCGTACGCGCAGGTGGCCACGGCGTCGGGGCGGGCCGTCGGGGCCACCGCCTACCGGGATCCGCGGCTGACGCCGGGCGGCGAGCTGTACGCGGTGGAGGTCGGCTTCACCTGGCTCGCGGCCTCCGCCCAGGGCACCGGGCTGAACACCGAGTCGAAGTACCTGCTGTTCCGGCACGCCTTCGAGGAGTGGGGGGTGGCGCGGGTCGACCTGAAGACGGACGCGCGGAACAGCCGCTCGCGTGCCGCGATCGAGTCGGTGGGGGCGAGCTTCGAGGGGGTGCTGCGGAACTGGTCGCAGTCGTGGGCGCCGGGCGAGGAAGGGCGGCTCCGTGACTCGGCGATCTTCTCGATCACCGCGGCGGAGTGGCCGGAGCGTCGCGTGAGGCTGGAGCGGCGGCTGTCCCGGGGGCGTGCCGCGACGCGAGCCGTGGACGTCACCGCCTGA
- the def gene encoding peptide deformylase — MSTSTARPTPTERPVRVQGQPVESFPRLAPEAGRGTPRRITVVGEEVLHQPCREVTDAEFGSAELHRLIDDMFVTMYVAEGCGLAANQVGVDLRLFVYDCLDEDGVRHVGHVCNPVVDPLPAGARRLIEDNEGCLSVPGPHTGLARPDTAVVRGRDRDGRPVVIEGKGYFARCLQHETDHLHGQLYVDRLGKRERRAMLRAMEEQREQVFARRAAKAAELGVPFADGPA, encoded by the coding sequence ATGTCCACGAGCACCGCCCGCCCGACACCGACCGAGCGCCCCGTGCGGGTCCAGGGCCAGCCGGTCGAGTCCTTTCCCCGGCTCGCCCCCGAGGCCGGGCGCGGAACGCCTCGGCGGATCACCGTGGTGGGCGAGGAGGTGCTGCATCAGCCCTGCCGGGAGGTGACCGACGCCGAGTTCGGCTCGGCCGAGCTGCACCGGCTGATCGACGACATGTTCGTCACCATGTACGTCGCCGAGGGCTGCGGCCTGGCCGCCAACCAGGTGGGCGTCGACCTGCGGCTGTTCGTCTACGACTGCCTCGACGAGGACGGCGTCCGGCACGTCGGCCACGTCTGCAACCCGGTCGTCGACCCGCTGCCCGCCGGCGCGCGCCGGCTGATCGAGGACAACGAGGGCTGCCTGTCCGTGCCCGGCCCGCACACCGGCCTGGCCCGCCCCGACACCGCGGTGGTGCGCGGCCGGGACCGGGACGGGCGGCCGGTCGTCATCGAGGGCAAGGGCTACTTCGCCCGCTGCCTCCAGCACGAGACCGACCACCTGCACGGCCAGCTCTACGTCGACCGCCTCGGCAAGCGCGAGCGCCGCGCCATGCTGCGCGCGATGGAGGAGCAGCGGGAGCAGGTCTTCGCCCGCCGCGCCGCCAAGGCCGCCGAACTCGGTGTCCCCTTCGCCGACGGCCCGGCGTAA
- a CDS encoding sugar O-acetyltransferase: MVTDYFADDPRTNHERMLAGDLYIADDPEIARLQQRALRLVARYQAAFIEDYDGAKVVLAELLASVGEDVYVRPPFYVDYGSNISIGARTFVNYNLTALDVARITIGEDCQIGPNVQLLTPTHPLEPQPRRDKLEAARPITIGDNVWLGGGAIVLPGVTIGDNAVVGAGAVVTKDVPANVVVVGNPARPVREL, translated from the coding sequence ATGGTTACGGACTACTTCGCCGACGACCCGCGCACCAACCACGAGCGGATGCTCGCGGGCGATCTCTACATCGCCGACGATCCGGAGATCGCCCGGCTGCAGCAGCGCGCGCTGCGACTGGTCGCCCGCTACCAGGCCGCCTTCATCGAGGACTACGACGGCGCCAAGGTGGTCCTGGCGGAACTGCTCGCCTCGGTGGGCGAGGACGTCTACGTCCGGCCGCCGTTCTACGTGGACTACGGCAGCAACATCTCCATCGGCGCCCGCACCTTCGTCAACTACAACCTGACCGCCCTGGACGTCGCCCGGATCACCATCGGCGAGGACTGCCAGATCGGCCCGAACGTCCAGCTGCTCACCCCCACCCACCCCCTGGAGCCGCAGCCCCGACGGGACAAGCTGGAGGCCGCGCGCCCGATCACCATCGGTGACAACGTCTGGCTCGGCGGCGGGGCGATCGTGCTCCCCGGAGTGACCATCGGGGACAACGCCGTCGTCGGCGCCGGGGCGGTCGTCACCAAGGACGTGCCCGCGAACGTCGTGGTTGTCGGCAACCCCGCCCGGCCGGTCCGCGAACTCTGA
- a CDS encoding winged helix-turn-helix transcriptional regulator — translation MFDPVCPSELMPIRVGDKWAGMIVQCLEGGPRRFSELRVPLRNITPKVLTQSLRALERDGYVVRTVHAGPARDVRYALTPLGRTLLGVLDVARAWAEDHLEEVMDAREAAARTGRHG, via the coding sequence ATGTTCGACCCGGTCTGCCCCTCGGAGCTGATGCCGATCCGGGTGGGGGACAAGTGGGCCGGGATGATCGTCCAGTGCCTGGAGGGCGGCCCGCGACGGTTCTCCGAGCTGCGGGTCCCGCTGCGGAACATCACGCCGAAGGTCCTCACCCAGTCGCTGCGCGCGCTGGAGCGCGACGGCTACGTCGTCCGCACCGTCCATGCCGGGCCGGCGCGGGACGTCCGGTACGCGCTGACCCCGCTCGGCCGGACCCTCCTCGGCGTGCTGGACGTGGCACGCGCCTGGGCGGAGGACCACCTGGAGGAGGTCATGGACGCGCGCGAGGCGGCGGCGCGCACGGGGCGCCACGGCTGA
- a CDS encoding nuclear transport factor 2 family protein: protein MTHDDQLIEETRDTEETGATQAREAAEEHAGLARRLHLLEDKEALRALLVRGWRALDLRDWDAWAGCWTEDAVLEFGPWETIRGRDAIRARVIEAESGYAHMQHHLLNTHFEVDGDRATGIGYMWFVAVAGPDGATAPYAMGGPYDWEFVRTADGWRVTRQRLGVWWTHGEDPTAAFG, encoded by the coding sequence ATGACCCACGACGACCAGCTCATCGAGGAGACCAGGGATACGGAAGAGACCGGGGCGACGCAGGCGAGGGAGGCGGCCGAGGAGCACGCCGGCCTCGCGCGCCGCCTGCACCTCCTGGAGGACAAGGAGGCCCTGCGGGCCCTGCTGGTCCGCGGATGGCGGGCCCTCGACCTCCGGGACTGGGACGCCTGGGCCGGCTGCTGGACGGAGGACGCGGTGCTGGAGTTCGGGCCGTGGGAGACGATCCGCGGCCGGGACGCGATCCGGGCGCGCGTCATCGAAGCCGAGTCCGGCTACGCGCACATGCAGCACCACCTGCTGAACACCCACTTCGAGGTGGACGGCGACCGCGCCACCGGCATCGGCTACATGTGGTTCGTGGCGGTGGCCGGGCCGGACGGAGCCACGGCACCGTACGCCATGGGCGGCCCGTACGACTGGGAGTTCGTCAGGACCGCCGACGGCTGGCGGGTGACCCGGCAGCGGCTGGGCGTGTGGTGGACCCACGGGGAGGACCCCACCGCGGCCTTCGGCTAG
- a CDS encoding TetR/AcrR family transcriptional regulator — protein MATGQPDPRRRERILAATLDLIAEEGVVGVSHRKIAARAEVPLGSMTYHFAGIDDVLREAFASFADRVVALFDAYLGAAHDLEQAREAVTDLIHALSEGTRRDLILTQELYTLAARRPEYRQVTQAWMGHSRRLLERHFDPETARQLDALIEGLTLHRALDTAPQDRELTRMAVTRITTAVP, from the coding sequence ATGGCAACCGGACAGCCCGATCCGCGGCGGCGGGAACGCATTCTCGCCGCCACGCTCGACCTGATCGCCGAGGAAGGCGTCGTCGGCGTCTCCCACCGCAAGATCGCCGCCCGCGCCGAGGTGCCGCTCGGATCGATGACGTACCACTTCGCCGGCATCGACGACGTGCTGCGCGAGGCCTTCGCCAGCTTCGCGGACCGCGTGGTGGCCCTCTTCGACGCCTACCTCGGGGCGGCCCACGACCTGGAGCAGGCCCGGGAAGCCGTCACCGACCTCATACACGCGCTCTCCGAGGGCACCCGCCGGGACCTGATCCTCACTCAGGAGCTCTACACCCTCGCCGCCCGCCGCCCGGAGTACCGCCAGGTGACCCAGGCGTGGATGGGGCACAGCCGCCGCCTGCTGGAGCGGCACTTCGACCCGGAGACCGCCCGCCAGCTCGACGCGCTGATCGAGGGGCTGACCCTGCACCGCGCCCTGGACACCGCGCCGCAGGACCGGGAGCTGACCCGAATGGCCGTCACCCGGATCACCACCGCCGTGCCGTAG
- a CDS encoding NAD(P)-dependent oxidoreductase: protein MGAIVVFGAGGRAGRAAVGEALRRGHRVTAIVRDPGRYGGGGDHREGADGLLTGAGVRLLAGDVTDAGAVARLAAGHDAAIAAVYDPAAPPEEFYPAAARALADGLTRAGVRRLVVVGLGAALETASGTPLMDTPGFPPEYRPLCLGHAAGTAVLRAATTASTTAPAAGLDWLVVSPAGDFDRSGARTGRYAVAPVDVASRVSYADLAVALLDEIDAPRHHRTHIGVAGG, encoded by the coding sequence ATGGGCGCGATCGTGGTTTTCGGCGCGGGTGGCCGGGCGGGCCGGGCGGCGGTGGGTGAGGCCCTGCGTCGGGGGCACCGGGTCACGGCGATCGTCCGGGATCCCGGCCGGTACGGCGGAGGCGGTGACCACCGAGAGGGCGCGGACGGCCTCCTGACCGGCGCGGGCGTCCGCCTGCTGGCCGGCGACGTCACCGACGCCGGGGCCGTCGCCCGCCTCGCCGCCGGGCACGACGCCGCGATCGCCGCGGTCTACGATCCCGCCGCCCCGCCGGAGGAGTTCTACCCGGCCGCCGCCCGGGCGCTCGCCGACGGGCTGACCCGTGCCGGGGTGCGCCGGCTGGTCGTCGTCGGCCTGGGGGCCGCGCTGGAGACCGCCTCCGGCACACCGCTGATGGACACCCCCGGATTTCCGCCGGAGTACCGGCCGCTCTGCCTCGGCCACGCGGCCGGGACGGCGGTGCTGCGCGCCGCCACCACCGCCAGCACCACCGCCCCTGCTGCCGGGCTGGACTGGCTGGTGGTCAGCCCGGCCGGCGACTTCGACCGCTCGGGGGCGCGCACCGGCCGGTACGCCGTCGCCCCGGTGGACGTGGCCAGCCGTGTCTCCTACGCCGATCTGGCGGTCGCCCTGCTCGACGAGATCGACGCCCCGCGCCACCACCGCACGCACATCGGGGTGGCGGGCGGCTAG
- a CDS encoding SDR family oxidoreductase, with the protein MTQTTTKTVLVTGASSGIGEATARRLAADGHRVFLGARRTDRLEALVEEITKEGGSADFRRLDVTDAADVRAFVQAARAAFGRVDVLVNNAGVMPLSPLEALRTDEWDRMIDVNVRGVLHGIAAVLPMMREQGGGHVVNVASVGAHEVVPTAAVYCATKFAVRALSEGLRQESAGDIRVTLVSPGVTESELADHIGDAEAREAMKARRAVALPASAIADAIAYAVAQPPEVDVNEIVVRPAASAQ; encoded by the coding sequence ATGACGCAGACCACCACCAAGACCGTCCTGGTCACCGGTGCCAGCAGCGGCATCGGGGAGGCAACCGCCCGCCGGCTGGCGGCCGACGGCCACCGGGTGTTCCTCGGTGCCCGCCGCACCGACCGGCTGGAGGCCCTGGTCGAGGAGATCACCAAGGAGGGCGGCAGCGCCGACTTCCGCCGGCTGGACGTCACCGACGCGGCGGACGTGCGGGCGTTCGTGCAGGCCGCGCGGGCCGCGTTCGGCCGGGTGGACGTCCTGGTGAACAACGCCGGGGTGATGCCGCTGTCTCCGCTGGAGGCACTGCGCACCGACGAGTGGGACCGGATGATCGACGTGAACGTGCGCGGGGTGCTGCACGGCATCGCCGCCGTGCTGCCGATGATGCGGGAGCAGGGCGGCGGGCACGTCGTGAACGTCGCCTCGGTGGGCGCCCACGAGGTCGTGCCGACCGCGGCCGTGTACTGCGCCACCAAGTTCGCGGTGCGCGCGCTCTCGGAGGGGCTGCGCCAGGAGTCCGCGGGCGACATCCGGGTCACCCTGGTCTCGCCGGGCGTGACCGAGTCCGAGCTGGCCGACCACATCGGCGACGCGGAGGCCCGGGAGGCGATGAAGGCGCGCCGCGCCGTGGCGCTGCCCGCCTCGGCCATCGCGGACGCCATCGCCTACGCCGTCGCGCAGCCCCCGGAGGTCGACGTCAACGAGATCGTCGTCCGCCCGGCCGCCAGCGCCCAGTGA